Proteins from a single region of Gammaproteobacteria bacterium:
- a CDS encoding four helix bundle protein, translated as MSRIHHGLLAWQHAMKFVKDIYEVTSAFPKCEMYGLTSQMRRAAVSVPSNIAEGAGRASFREFGQFLTIARGSLCELETQVVLAKELGYIAENDDLLSKMEKLFALLGGLINSIGKRYQQ; from the coding sequence ATGAGCAGAATACATCACGGACTCTTGGCGTGGCAGCACGCTATGAAGTTTGTAAAGGATATTTATGAGGTCACATCGGCATTCCCAAAATGTGAAATGTACGGGCTGACAAGTCAAATGAGGCGTGCCGCGGTTAGCGTGCCATCCAACATCGCGGAAGGTGCCGGAAGGGCCAGTTTCAGGGAGTTTGGGCAATTTCTCACGATAGCTCGTGGCTCTCTGTGCGAGCTCGAGACCCAGGTTGTCCTGGCTAAAGAGTTAGGCTATATCGCAGAGAACGATGATTTACTATCCAAAATGGAAAAACTGTTCGCTTTACTGGGTGGACTGATCAATTCTATCGGGAAACGATATCAGCAATGA
- a CDS encoding class I SAM-dependent methyltransferase produces MNKGQYNCDLHQDIEMMTFDDSSFDAVICLEVLEHVANPFQAVHEIKRVLINGGKLLLTVPFLSQYHGKSALSHDHLNYPDYWRFTHEGLHKLFHDFTNLEVLPLDGPIEFRLKQFYLTRWINYPAIRRIIDLIDKPERGKATTRHLVYGIK; encoded by the coding sequence ATGAACAAGGGTCAGTACAATTGCGACTTACATCAAGATATAGAAATGATGACATTTGATGATTCATCATTTGATGCGGTCATTTGCCTAGAGGTACTCGAGCATGTCGCAAATCCATTCCAAGCCGTCCATGAAATAAAGCGCGTGTTGATAAACGGCGGAAAACTTCTGCTAACGGTTCCATTTCTCAGCCAGTATCATGGAAAAAGCGCTTTATCGCATGATCATTTAAATTATCCCGATTATTGGCGTTTTACGCATGAGGGTTTACATAAGCTGTTTCATGATTTCACGAATCTTGAAGTGTTACCCCTGGATGGACCGATCGAATTCAGACTAAAGCAATTTTATCTCACTCGCTGGATAAATTACCCTGCTATTCGGAGAATCATAGATCTAATAGACAAACCGGAGCGCGGCAAGGCCACAACGAGACATCTTGTTTACGGCATCAAATAA
- a CDS encoding GDP-L-fucose synthase, translated as MTLHASHLTPDLSIYVAGHRGLVGSALMRRFQAAGYSNLVTRTHRELDLTDQAAVREFFRTEKPRRVLLAAAKVGGILANDTYPAEFIRENLAIQTNVIHEAWRSGVERLLFLGSSCIYPRECPQPMKEEYLLTGPLEKTNRAYAVAKIAGIEMCRSYNQQYGTRYLAVMPTNLYGPGDNFDLQNSHVLPALIRKMHEAKLAGSPAVTVWGTGTPRREFLHSDDLADACLFLLSLPEEQYASLLTPHASPPLINVGCGQDVTIRELAETAQRVVGYPGRLEFDTSKPDGTPRKLLDVSRLSALGWTPRIGLADGIAQVYRWYLDQPASQAH; from the coding sequence ATGACGCTTCACGCCTCACACCTAACACCTGACCTCTCTATCTACGTTGCCGGCCATCGCGGCCTGGTCGGTTCCGCCCTGATGCGTCGATTTCAAGCAGCAGGATACAGCAATCTGGTTACACGGACGCATCGTGAGCTGGATCTCACCGACCAGGCGGCGGTGCGCGAATTTTTCCGGACGGAGAAACCGCGGCGGGTGCTCCTGGCCGCGGCGAAGGTCGGCGGGATACTGGCCAACGACACCTATCCGGCGGAATTCATCCGCGAGAACCTTGCCATCCAGACCAACGTAATTCACGAGGCCTGGCGCTCCGGCGTCGAGCGGCTCCTGTTTCTGGGATCTTCCTGCATCTATCCGCGCGAGTGCCCGCAGCCGATGAAGGAAGAGTATCTGCTTACCGGCCCGCTGGAGAAGACCAACCGCGCCTACGCGGTGGCGAAGATCGCCGGCATCGAGATGTGCCGCTCCTACAATCAGCAGTACGGAACCCGTTACCTTGCCGTGATGCCGACCAACCTGTACGGTCCGGGTGACAACTTCGACCTGCAGAACTCCCATGTGCTGCCCGCACTGATACGCAAGATGCACGAGGCAAAGCTCGCCGGATCACCCGCGGTCACGGTATGGGGAACAGGGACGCCGCGCCGGGAATTTCTGCACAGCGACGACCTCGCCGACGCCTGCCTGTTCCTGCTGAGCCTGCCGGAAGAGCAATACGCCTCACTCCTTACGCCTCACGCCTCACCGCCGTTGATCAACGTCGGATGCGGTCAGGACGTCACCATCCGCGAGCTGGCCGAGACCGCGCAGCGTGTCGTCGGATACCCGGGCCGCCTGGAGTTCGACACCAGCAAGCCTGACGGGACGCCGAGAAAGCTGCTGGACGTATCGCGCCTGAGCGCGCTTGGCTGGACGCCGCGCATCGGCCTGGCCGACGGAATCGCGCAGGTATATCGCTGGTACCTGGATCAACCCGCCTCGCAGGCGCATTGA
- a CDS encoding HAD family hydrolase — MAGRALILDRDGVVNIDRDYVHKIEDFEFVDGLFELCRMAAGQGYRIIIITNQSGIGRGYYTEDDFHLLTGWMKARFEEEGITVAQVYYCPYHPVHGIGKYKQDSYDRKPNPGMIIKAAQDFDLDLSNCILVGDRESDMKAAQTAGVGHKVLYRPEGGIDAPTRADYVVNELNTVLELVTD; from the coding sequence ATGGCAGGCAGGGCGCTGATACTCGATCGGGACGGCGTGGTCAATATCGACAGGGACTATGTCCACAAGATCGAAGATTTCGAGTTCGTCGACGGCCTGTTCGAGCTGTGCCGCATGGCGGCCGGTCAGGGCTACCGCATCATCATCATCACCAACCAGTCCGGAATTGGACGCGGCTATTACACCGAGGATGATTTTCACCTCCTCACCGGCTGGATGAAGGCCAGATTCGAGGAGGAGGGTATTACGGTGGCGCAGGTCTATTACTGCCCGTATCATCCCGTGCACGGCATCGGGAAGTACAAGCAGGACTCCTACGACCGCAAACCCAACCCCGGCATGATCATCAAGGCGGCGCAGGACTTCGATTTGGACCTTTCAAACTGTATACTCGTCGGAGACCGCGAATCCGATATGAAGGCCGCACAGACCGCGGGTGTCGGCCATAAGGTCCTGTACCGTCCGGAAGGCGGCATTGATGCCCCGACGCGGGCGGACTACGTCGTCAACGAGCTGAACACCGTGCTCGAATTGGTCACGGATTGA
- a CDS encoding SLC13 family permease has translation MSLEAWFTVAVIGLCLGLLIHGRTAPDIVMMAGLTLLLVSGILTPTEALSGLSNEGMVTVGIMFVIVTGLRDTGAIAWIVQHLLGVPRSTAHAQMRLMTPVAAMSAFLNNTPVVAMMIPAVQDWARRHRISVSKLMIPLSYATIAGGTCTLIGTSTNLVVNGMLIKETGHGLKMFELAWVGIPLVVVVFLGIVLLSRWLLPERKPAISQFEESRGYTVEMMVDSSGPLVGKTVEQAGLRHLPGLYLIEIDRGEQVLPAVSPLERLQANDRLIFAGAVESVIDLQKIHGLSPATDQIFKLGMPRPERCLIEAVISNSAPLVGKSIREGRFRTLYNAAVIAVSRSGEQIKGKIGDIVLRPGDTLLLEGHPSFVEQQRNSRDFYLVSRLAGSTPLNHDKAPIALAIMTAMVAAAAFGWLSMLQAALLAAGAMLITRCTRGSNARAAVDWQILIVIAASLGIGKALETTGAAQAMADGFLSFTGAGPLMALFVVYVMTVLFTEIVTNNTAAALMFPIALALSKSLDVSYMPFIITITVAASMSFATPIGYQTNLMVLGPGGYRFTDYMKLGIPLTVMVGILIMLIVPRVWAF, from the coding sequence ATGAGCCTTGAAGCCTGGTTTACCGTTGCCGTCATCGGCCTCTGCCTCGGGCTGCTGATACACGGGCGCACGGCGCCGGACATCGTCATGATGGCCGGCCTGACCCTTCTGCTGGTGTCCGGCATACTGACGCCAACGGAAGCTCTTTCCGGTTTGTCGAATGAGGGCATGGTCACGGTGGGCATCATGTTCGTCATCGTGACCGGCCTGCGCGATACCGGCGCCATCGCCTGGATCGTGCAGCACCTGCTCGGTGTGCCGCGCTCGACCGCCCACGCCCAGATGCGCCTGATGACCCCGGTCGCCGCCATGAGCGCCTTCCTCAACAACACTCCGGTGGTCGCGATGATGATCCCGGCGGTGCAGGACTGGGCGCGCCGCCACCGGATCTCCGTCTCCAAGCTGATGATCCCGCTGAGCTATGCCACCATCGCCGGCGGCACCTGTACCCTGATCGGCACCAGCACGAATCTCGTTGTGAACGGCATGCTGATCAAGGAGACCGGCCACGGACTCAAGATGTTCGAGCTCGCCTGGGTGGGTATCCCGCTGGTGGTGGTGGTCTTCCTCGGCATCGTCCTGCTTAGCCGCTGGCTGCTGCCAGAGCGCAAGCCGGCCATCAGCCAGTTCGAGGAATCGCGCGGCTATACCGTGGAGATGATGGTGGACTCCAGCGGGCCGCTGGTCGGCAAGACAGTGGAGCAGGCCGGCCTGCGCCACCTGCCGGGTCTGTATCTGATCGAGATCGACCGCGGCGAGCAGGTGCTGCCGGCCGTTTCGCCGCTCGAGCGGCTGCAGGCGAACGACCGGCTGATCTTCGCCGGGGCGGTGGAATCGGTCATCGACCTGCAGAAGATCCACGGCCTCTCCCCGGCCACCGACCAGATCTTCAAGCTGGGCATGCCACGGCCGGAACGCTGCCTGATCGAGGCGGTGATCTCCAACAGCGCCCCGCTGGTGGGCAAGAGCATCCGCGAGGGGCGCTTCCGCACCCTCTACAACGCGGCGGTCATCGCCGTCTCGCGCAGCGGCGAGCAGATCAAGGGCAAGATCGGCGACATCGTGCTGCGTCCGGGCGACACCCTGCTGCTGGAAGGGCACCCGTCCTTTGTTGAGCAGCAGCGCAATTCGCGTGACTTCTATCTGGTGAGCCGTCTGGCGGGCTCGACCCCGCTCAATCATGACAAGGCGCCGATCGCACTCGCGATCATGACCGCCATGGTGGCCGCCGCCGCCTTCGGCTGGCTCAGCATGCTGCAGGCGGCGCTGCTGGCCGCCGGCGCGATGTTGATTACCCGCTGTACGCGCGGCAGCAATGCGCGCGCAGCGGTGGACTGGCAGATCCTGATCGTGATCGCCGCCTCGCTCGGCATCGGCAAGGCGCTGGAGACCACGGGTGCGGCGCAGGCAATGGCTGACGGTTTCCTGTCCTTCACCGGGGCAGGCCCGCTGATGGCGCTCTTCGTGGTCTACGTCATGACTGTGCTGTTCACCGAGATCGTGACCAACAATACCGCTGCTGCACTGATGTTTCCCATCGCGCTTGCGCTCAGCAAATCACTCGATGTGAGCTACATGCCCTTCATCATCACCATCACGGTGGCGGCTTCGATGAGCTTCGCCACTCCGATCGGGTACCAGACCAACCTGATGGTGCTGGGTCCGGGCGGTTATCGCTTCACCGACTACATGAAACTTGGTATCCCGCTGACCGTCATGGTCGGGATACTGATTATGCTGATTGTCCCGCGGGTGTGGGCGTTCTGA
- the cysC gene encoding adenylyl-sulfate kinase, with protein sequence MSGNKSTNVVWHQATIDRQKREAMNGHKSAILWFTGLSGSGKSTLAHAVEEKLHGLKCRTFVLDGDNIRHGLCGDLGFSDEDRVENIRRIGEVSKLFIEAGVIAMTAFISPFRADRERVRSLVMHGDFIEIYCKASLEVCEQRDVKGLYKKARAGEIKAFTGISSPYEAPDKPEIIVETGADSLDKCADQVLAFLRERGILKG encoded by the coding sequence ATGAGCGGTAATAAGAGTACCAACGTCGTCTGGCACCAGGCCACCATCGACCGTCAGAAGCGCGAAGCCATGAACGGGCACAAGAGCGCGATCCTGTGGTTCACAGGGTTGTCCGGTTCGGGAAAATCCACGCTGGCGCATGCGGTGGAAGAAAAGCTCCACGGACTGAAGTGCCGCACCTTCGTGCTCGACGGCGACAACATCCGCCACGGACTGTGCGGTGACCTTGGTTTCTCCGATGAGGACCGCGTGGAGAACATCCGCCGCATCGGCGAAGTCTCCAAGCTGTTCATAGAGGCCGGCGTGATCGCCATGACCGCGTTCATCTCGCCGTTCCGTGCCGACCGCGAGCGCGTGCGCAGCCTGGTCATGCATGGCGACTTCATCGAGATCTACTGCAAGGCCTCGCTCGAAGTGTGCGAGCAGCGTGACGTGAAGGGTCTGTACAAGAAGGCGAGGGCAGGGGAGATCAAGGCCTTTACCGGAATCTCCTCGCCGTATGAGGCGCCCGACAAGCCCGAGATCATCGTCGAGACCGGGGCCGATTCGCTGGACAAGTGCGCCGACCAGGTGCTCGCCTTCCTGCGCGAGCGCGGCATTCTGAAGGGCTGA
- a CDS encoding ComEA family DNA-binding protein: MKTLHSIILGLVLTAVSLGAWAGKVNINEADAAALGSLNGIGKARAEAIIAYREAHGPFRSVEDLVKVKGIGPAFLDKNRDQLSVGDTGKSAQKASAD; encoded by the coding sequence ATGAAAACCCTGCACAGCATTATCCTTGGTCTTGTCCTCACGGCCGTCAGCCTCGGGGCGTGGGCGGGCAAAGTCAACATCAACGAAGCCGATGCCGCCGCCCTGGGCAGCCTCAACGGGATCGGCAAGGCCCGCGCGGAGGCCATCATCGCCTACCGGGAGGCGCACGGCCCCTTCAGGAGCGTCGAAGATCTCGTCAAGGTGAAGGGCATCGGGCCCGCCTTCCTCGACAAGAACCGGGACCAGTTGTCCGTGGGTGATACCGGGAAATCGGCGCAGAAAGCCTCCGCGGACTGA
- the lapB gene encoding lipopolysaccharide assembly protein LapB, translating to MPLELLWLLLPLAAASGWYTASRVKSRAPDIRVEPEYFKGINYLLNEQPDKAIEVLLQIVQIDSETVEPHFALGNLFRRQGEVDRAIRIHQNLIARPQLTRAQRNRALFELGRDYHQAGLLDRAENLFRELVERDPKHVDALRLLGGIYEQENEWEKAIAVTVALDGNRPVLANYYCELAAQAMAAGDHDRAKKMLRRAYFKDRRCVRASLLAATVACTEGKYKAAIKSLQRVSRQDPLYLSEAVVPLLDCHDKIGRPDQAIEFLAAALRRQGSFQPVMLFVQYLARQRGEAEARLYLESYLQSHPSLPGLAYLLESLGQGEGAGGRESVEVGLRIINKLLENIPMYHCSNCGFRGKSLRWQCPGCRQWNTVRPYQGQPA from the coding sequence ATGCCGCTTGAACTGTTGTGGCTGCTGCTGCCGTTGGCCGCCGCCTCAGGCTGGTATACGGCCAGCCGCGTCAAGAGCCGCGCGCCGGACATCCGTGTCGAGCCTGAATATTTCAAGGGCATCAACTACCTCCTCAACGAACAGCCGGACAAGGCGATTGAGGTGCTGCTGCAGATCGTGCAGATCGACAGCGAGACGGTGGAGCCGCATTTCGCCCTGGGCAACCTGTTCCGACGCCAGGGTGAGGTGGATCGCGCCATCCGTATCCACCAGAATCTCATCGCCCGTCCGCAGCTGACGCGTGCGCAGCGCAACCGTGCCCTGTTCGAGCTCGGACGCGACTATCACCAGGCCGGCCTGCTGGACCGCGCAGAGAACCTGTTCCGGGAGCTCGTCGAGCGCGATCCGAAGCATGTCGATGCCTTGCGCCTGCTGGGCGGCATTTACGAGCAGGAAAACGAATGGGAGAAGGCGATCGCCGTCACGGTCGCGCTTGACGGAAACCGGCCGGTGCTCGCCAACTACTATTGCGAACTGGCGGCACAGGCGATGGCGGCGGGCGATCACGATCGCGCTAAGAAGATGCTGCGGCGCGCCTACTTCAAGGATCGCAGGTGCGTGCGCGCGAGCCTGCTGGCGGCCACCGTCGCATGCACGGAAGGCAAGTACAAGGCGGCCATCAAGTCGCTGCAGAGGGTGAGCCGGCAGGACCCGCTGTACCTGTCGGAGGCGGTCGTTCCGCTGCTGGATTGCCACGACAAGATCGGCCGCCCCGACCAGGCGATCGAATTCCTTGCCGCGGCACTGCGCCGGCAGGGTTCCTTTCAGCCGGTCATGCTGTTCGTGCAATACCTGGCGCGACAGCGCGGCGAAGCGGAGGCACGGCTTTACCTGGAGAGCTATCTGCAATCGCATCCCTCGCTGCCGGGCCTGGCGTATCTGCTAGAATCGCTCGGGCAGGGCGAAGGCGCCGGCGGCAGGGAATCGGTCGAGGTCGGGCTTCGCATAATTAATAAATTACTTGAGAATATCCCAATGTATCATTGTTCAAATTGCGGATTTCGAGGGAAAAGCCTGCGCTGGCAGTGTCCGGGATGCCGGCAGTGGAATACCGTCAGGCCCTATCAGGGACAGCCGGCATGA
- the gmd gene encoding GDP-mannose 4,6-dehydratase has protein sequence MSKTALITGITGQDGAYLAEFLLKKGYVVHGIKRRTSLFNTDRIDHLYQDPHVDNRRFILHYGDMTDSSSLIRIVQEVQPDEIYNLAAQSHVAVSFEEPEYTADSDALGALRLLEAIRILGLEKKTRFYQASTSELYGLVQEVPQRETTPFYPRSPYAVAKLYAYWITVNYREAYGIYACNGILFNHESPIRGETFVTRKITRALARIKLGLLDCLYLGNLDARRDWGHARDYVEAQWLMLQQKSAEDFVIASGIQYSVRDFVDAAASELGMRISWKGQGAEEKGYDAAGRCIVAVDPRYFRPTEVETLLGDPSKARDKLGWTPRTSFKELVAEMVREDLKVAERDELCRREGFRTFDYHE, from the coding sequence ATGTCAAAAACAGCCTTAATCACCGGCATCACCGGCCAGGACGGGGCCTATCTGGCGGAATTTCTGCTGAAGAAGGGCTATGTCGTGCACGGGATCAAGCGGCGCACTTCGCTGTTCAACACCGACCGCATCGACCATCTGTATCAGGATCCGCACGTCGACAACCGCCGGTTCATCCTGCACTACGGCGACATGACGGATTCGAGCAGCCTGATCCGGATCGTGCAGGAGGTGCAACCGGACGAGATCTACAACCTGGCTGCGCAAAGCCACGTCGCGGTGTCATTCGAGGAGCCGGAGTACACGGCGGATTCCGACGCCCTGGGGGCTCTGCGTCTGCTCGAGGCGATCCGGATCCTCGGCCTGGAGAAGAAGACCCGCTTCTACCAGGCCTCGACCTCCGAATTGTACGGACTGGTGCAGGAAGTGCCCCAGAGGGAGACGACGCCATTTTATCCGCGCTCGCCCTATGCCGTGGCAAAGCTCTACGCCTACTGGATCACGGTCAATTACCGCGAGGCCTATGGCATCTATGCCTGCAACGGAATCCTGTTCAATCATGAAAGCCCGATCCGGGGCGAGACCTTCGTCACGCGCAAGATCACGCGCGCGCTGGCGCGCATCAAGCTTGGCCTGCTCGACTGCCTGTATCTCGGCAACCTGGACGCGCGCCGCGACTGGGGGCACGCACGCGATTACGTCGAGGCGCAGTGGCTGATGTTGCAACAGAAATCAGCGGAAGATTTCGTCATCGCAAGCGGAATTCAGTACAGTGTGCGCGATTTCGTCGACGCCGCCGCGAGTGAACTCGGGATGCGCATCTCATGGAAGGGACAGGGTGCCGAGGAGAAGGGCTATGATGCAGCCGGCCGCTGCATCGTGGCAGTCGATCCGCGCTATTTCCGTCCGACCGAAGTGGAAACCCTGCTCGGTGATCCGAGCAAGGCCAGGGATAAGCTGGGCTGGACGCCGCGCACCAGCTTCAAGGAACTCGTCGCTGAAATGGTGCGCGAAGACCTCAAGGTAGCCGAACGGGATGAACTGTGCAGGAGAGAAGGGTTCAGGACGTTTGATTACCATGAATAA
- a CDS encoding D-sedoheptulose 7-phosphate isomerase: protein MSDRIVKALEDHENVLAAVRDNLVADIEQVAQCLIDCLGRGHTIFWCGNGGSAADAQHIAAELVGRFERERKALASIALSTDTSILTSVGNDYGFDSIFKRQVEALVRRGDVLVGLSTSGNSPNVVRAIEQANGQGATTIGVLGRDGGRIIKLCRLSIVVPAENTARIQEMHGLIGHILCDLIEKSRTED, encoded by the coding sequence ATGAGTGACCGTATCGTAAAAGCGCTGGAAGACCACGAGAACGTCCTTGCGGCCGTGCGGGATAACCTCGTCGCCGATATCGAGCAGGTGGCGCAATGCCTGATCGACTGCCTCGGCCGGGGCCACACCATCTTCTGGTGCGGTAACGGCGGAAGCGCGGCGGACGCACAACACATCGCCGCGGAACTTGTCGGCCGCTTCGAGCGCGAACGGAAAGCGCTCGCCTCCATCGCGCTGTCCACTGATACCTCAATCCTGACCAGCGTGGGAAACGACTATGGCTTCGACAGCATCTTCAAGCGCCAGGTCGAAGCACTGGTTCGTCGGGGTGATGTGCTCGTGGGCCTGTCCACCTCGGGCAACAGCCCGAACGTGGTGCGCGCCATCGAACAGGCGAACGGCCAGGGCGCCACCACGATCGGCGTGCTGGGCAGAGACGGCGGCCGGATAATAAAACTTTGCCGCCTGTCGATAGTTGTGCCGGCGGAAAACACCGCGCGCATCCAGGAGATGCACGGGCTAATCGGGCACATACTGTGCGATCTGATTGAAAAGAGCAGGACTGAGGACTGA
- the pyrF gene encoding orotidine-5'-phosphate decarboxylase, with translation MNQGGAGARPADAKRIIVALDYPDAGRALAAADRLDKELCRVKVGKELFTRAGPALVERLVGRGFDVFLDLKFHDIPNTVAAACTAAAELGVWMVNVHAQGGRRMLGAARESVERFTPRPRLIAVTVLTSLDDGDLREIGFQDGTEQLVERLAALTADAGLDGVVCSPREAASMRRRHGAGFLLVTPGIRPGGSAQDDQQRVMTPSEAVRNGSDYLVIGRPITGAADPVAALRAIQEEIAGSCN, from the coding sequence ATGAATCAAGGCGGGGCGGGGGCCCGGCCGGCGGATGCAAAACGCATCATCGTGGCATTGGATTATCCGGATGCGGGAAGGGCGCTGGCGGCGGCGGATCGGCTGGACAAGGAGCTGTGCCGGGTCAAGGTCGGCAAGGAACTGTTCACCCGCGCCGGTCCGGCACTGGTCGAGCGCCTTGTCGGGCGCGGTTTCGACGTCTTTCTGGACCTGAAATTTCACGACATCCCCAATACGGTCGCCGCCGCCTGCACCGCCGCGGCCGAACTCGGCGTATGGATGGTGAACGTCCACGCCCAGGGCGGGCGACGCATGCTGGGTGCCGCCCGGGAAAGCGTGGAACGCTTTACGCCGCGACCGCGGCTGATCGCGGTGACGGTGCTGACCAGCCTGGACGACGGCGACCTCCGCGAAATCGGGTTTCAGGACGGCACGGAGCAACTGGTGGAACGGCTGGCGGCATTGACCGCGGATGCGGGCCTGGATGGCGTCGTCTGTTCACCGCGCGAGGCCGCGTCAATGCGCCGCAGGCACGGGGCCGGATTCCTGCTGGTCACGCCGGGGATCCGCCCGGGGGGGAGTGCGCAGGACGACCAGCAGCGGGTGATGACCCCGTCCGAGGCCGTGCGCAACGGCTCTGATTATCTCGTCATCGGCCGCCCGATTACCGGCGCCGCCGACCCTGTGGCCGCCTTGCGGGCCATCCAGGAGGAGATCGCCGGATCCTGTAATTGA
- a CDS encoding mannose-1-phosphate guanylyltransferase/mannose-6-phosphate isomerase, translated as MIIQPVILSGGSGTRLWPLSREHYPKQLLAPVSDLTLLQSTVNRLDHLEAMQDVRIAAPLVICNEEHRFLVAEQLRQLGKPPGQILLEPVGRNTAPAATLAALHAGDRGAVLLIMPADHLIRDEAAFSRAVIIGARLASAGQVVTFGILPTRAETGYGYIHKGAALAGEASGARREAVGKGALSPDTSRLTPHLIEQFVEKPDAATAQSYLDSGEYLWNSGIFMVRAAVWLEAIMRHRPDIYSAAEQAYTSGKQDGDFYRVDKKLFATCPSDSIDYAVMEKLTASISSPLTPDASPITAAVIPLDAGWSDVGAWSSLWEVSPQDADGNILRGDVIAEDTRNSLLYAEHRLLAGVGLDNIIAIETADAILVVHKDKAQNVKDIVAHLKKQGRSEHQIHRRVHRPWGSYEGIDKGERFQVKRITVKPGASLSLQMHHHRAEHWIVVKGTARVVRGDDEFLLSENESTYIPIGVTHRLENPGTLPLELIEVQSGSYLGEDDIVRFEDHYGRK; from the coding sequence ATGATCATCCAACCGGTCATCCTGTCAGGCGGCTCGGGTACCCGTCTGTGGCCGCTGTCGCGGGAACATTATCCCAAGCAGTTACTGGCCCCTGTCAGCGACCTGACCCTGCTGCAGTCCACTGTCAACCGCCTGGATCACCTTGAGGCGATGCAGGATGTCCGGATCGCCGCCCCGCTGGTCATCTGCAACGAGGAACACCGTTTTCTGGTGGCCGAGCAATTACGCCAACTGGGTAAGCCGCCTGGCCAGATCCTGCTCGAGCCGGTCGGACGGAATACCGCGCCGGCGGCCACCCTGGCGGCCCTGCATGCCGGGGACAGGGGCGCCGTGCTGTTGATCATGCCGGCCGACCACCTGATACGCGACGAGGCGGCCTTTAGCCGGGCTGTAATCATTGGTGCGCGGCTGGCTTCGGCTGGCCAGGTCGTCACCTTCGGTATCCTGCCGACACGCGCCGAGACCGGTTATGGCTACATCCACAAGGGCGCTGCCCTTGCGGGTGAGGCGTCAGGCGCGAGGCGTGAAGCGGTAGGGAAGGGAGCACTTTCACCTGACACCTCTCGCCTGACGCCTCACCTCATAGAACAGTTCGTTGAAAAGCCGGATGCCGCCACGGCGCAATCCTATCTCGACTCCGGAGAATATCTCTGGAACAGCGGCATCTTCATGGTGCGCGCCGCGGTGTGGCTGGAAGCGATCATGCGCCACCGCCCGGACATTTATTCCGCTGCGGAGCAGGCGTACACGAGCGGCAAGCAGGACGGAGACTTCTACCGCGTGGACAAGAAACTGTTCGCCACGTGCCCCAGCGACTCCATCGACTACGCCGTCATGGAAAAGCTCACCGCCTCCATCTCCTCACCCCTCACGCCTGACGCCTCACCGATAACCGCGGCGGTGATCCCGCTGGATGCCGGCTGGTCGGACGTCGGCGCCTGGTCCAGCCTGTGGGAGGTCTCGCCGCAGGACGCCGACGGCAATATCCTGCGTGGCGACGTCATCGCTGAAGACACTCGCAATTCCCTCCTGTACGCCGAGCACCGCCTGCTCGCCGGCGTAGGCCTTGATAACATTATTGCGATCGAGACCGCCGACGCCATCCTGGTCGTGCACAAGGACAAGGCGCAGAACGTGAAGGATATCGTCGCCCACCTGAAGAAGCAGGGGCGCAGCGAGCACCAGATCCACCGCCGCGTACATCGTCCATGGGGCAGCTACGAAGGCATTGACAAGGGGGAACGTTTCCAGGTCAAGCGTATCACGGTCAAGCCGGGTGCTTCGCTCTCCCTGCAGATGCACCACCATCGCGCCGAGCACTGGATTGTCGTGAAGGGGACCGCCCGCGTCGTGCGCGGGGACGATGAATTCCTGCTCAGTGAAAACGAGTCCACCTATATCCCGATCGGGGTCACCCACCGCCTGGAGAATCCGGGAACGCTCCCGCTCGAACTGATCGAGGTTCAGTCGGGATCATATCTTGGGGAAGACGATATCGTCAGGTTCGAGGATCACTACGGAAGGAAGTGA